In one Paenibacillus sp. JQZ6Y-1 genomic region, the following are encoded:
- a CDS encoding NAD(P)H-dependent oxidoreductase has translation MKHLIVYAHSNAQSLNHSILQTTVHALEQQGHEVTVRDLYALGFQPVFTPEDSAAMRAGQTPIDIQTEQDYIRDADVITFIYPVWWTGLPAILKGYVDRVFAYGFAYASDENGIVQMLTGKQGLIIHTHGTPKEVYERIGMTDGMKMTSDTGIFGFVGIESVGHLSFGSIGYLDEAGYQDILNEVNSKVTAWFPRV, from the coding sequence ATGAAACATTTGATCGTTTACGCGCATTCCAATGCACAAAGTCTGAACCATTCCATTCTTCAAACGACGGTACATGCGCTTGAGCAACAAGGTCATGAAGTAACGGTACGTGATCTGTATGCACTTGGCTTCCAGCCGGTATTTACGCCGGAAGATAGCGCTGCGATGCGTGCAGGACAAACACCAATCGATATTCAAACGGAGCAAGATTATATTCGTGATGCAGATGTGATTACTTTTATTTATCCTGTATGGTGGACTGGCTTGCCAGCGATTCTGAAGGGCTATGTGGATCGTGTATTTGCTTATGGTTTTGCCTATGCTTCCGACGAGAACGGTATCGTACAAATGTTAACAGGCAAACAAGGTCTGATCATTCATACTCACGGTACGCCCAAAGAAGTATATGAGCGTATTGGTATGACAGATGGAATGAAAATGACATCCGATACGGGGATCTTTGGCTTTGTAGGTATCGAATCAGTGGGTCATCTGTCTTTTGGCAGTATTGGGTATCTGGATGAAGCAGGTTATCAGGATATTTTGAATGAAGTGAATTCTAAAGTGACAGCATGGTTCCCGCGCGTATAA
- a CDS encoding ATP-binding protein, which translates to MEMIKPPAEVLYARELQALQQEDTGKRPPNWLLSPAYIRDFIIGRQRPAELDGEMIEITRKFYGNDILIERAIVTLAGNRGLMLVGEPGTAKTMLSELLSAAICGSSTNTIQGTAGTTEDMIKYSWNYAMLLDKGPSEQALVPSPLYHGMKHGVLTRFEEITRCPSEAQDSLISILSDKVLNIPELDGGVLFAKPGFNVIGTANIRDKGVNEMSSALKRRFNFETIRPISNVKMEAQIIENQAHNLLLHSGIDIPIDRDVVELLATTFMELRTGKTREGYKIDMPQSVMSTAEAVSVYVQSAMTSYYYENGAVSMDRLVQNMLGTAAKEDEKDLGALKTYFSRVVKERARDSALWSAYYEAKQWIR; encoded by the coding sequence ATGGAGATGATCAAGCCGCCTGCAGAGGTATTATATGCACGCGAGCTACAAGCATTACAGCAGGAGGATACAGGCAAGCGTCCGCCTAACTGGCTATTATCACCGGCATACATACGAGATTTTATTATTGGTCGTCAGCGTCCGGCAGAGCTGGATGGAGAGATGATCGAGATTACACGCAAATTTTATGGAAATGATATTTTGATTGAACGCGCAATTGTCACGCTTGCTGGTAACCGAGGATTAATGCTAGTGGGTGAGCCAGGCACAGCTAAGACGATGCTGAGTGAGCTACTATCAGCAGCGATCTGTGGTAGCAGCACGAATACAATTCAAGGAACAGCCGGTACGACGGAAGATATGATCAAATATTCGTGGAATTATGCGATGTTGCTAGATAAAGGACCGTCTGAGCAGGCATTGGTTCCTTCTCCGCTGTATCACGGGATGAAGCATGGCGTGCTGACTCGTTTTGAAGAGATAACCCGTTGCCCATCCGAGGCGCAGGACAGTCTGATCAGTATTTTGAGTGATAAAGTGCTGAATATTCCAGAGCTGGACGGGGGTGTCCTCTTTGCCAAGCCGGGCTTTAATGTGATCGGTACAGCGAATATTCGTGATAAAGGGGTAAACGAGATGAGCAGCGCCTTGAAGCGCCGCTTTAACTTTGAAACGATTCGTCCGATTTCAAATGTGAAAATGGAAGCTCAGATTATTGAAAACCAGGCACATAATCTGCTACTGCATAGTGGTATCGACATTCCGATAGATCGCGATGTAGTGGAACTGCTAGCAACGACTTTTATGGAGCTGCGCACAGGCAAGACGCGTGAAGGCTACAAAATCGACATGCCACAGTCCGTGATGAGCACGGCAGAAGCGGTATCAGTCTATGTACAGAGTGCGATGACTTCGTATTATTATGAGAATGGCGCCGTTTCGATGGATCGTTTAGTGCAGAATATGCTCGGTACTGCTGCTAAGGAGGATGAAAAGGATCTGGGTGCGCTAAAAACCTATTTCTCCCGGGTAGTAAAAGAACGAGCGCGAGATAGTGCATTATGGTCAGCTTATTATGAAGCGAAGCAATGGATTCGTTGA
- a CDS encoding sensor domain-containing diguanylate cyclase — protein sequence MLFSVTRQAKRYKLSTVMCGLAFCTFFFILAACLAIGYVSQKQSVEQQTLQLNEIHAKELSRITQSLIYSMQSSLAVTSRYIMSQPNNDTSAMQQQLDYFRKSNGYFNAVLIMNEQGDAQYSSPKGLYNRQTPPINEQTEKALLKRKAYISMPYSDQNGRLVIMMGHPMYTQDGRYQGMLAGVLYLEESNRLNELLDEGSKKEDGSYFYVVDNKANIIYHPMKSRIGKRAIGNTIMKELQDGRSGHQRTANISHVEVLAGYATVPGIRWGIVFQTPSQNTAIFSAQLVENMLFYLVPIIILLLMIIYHLAVQLSHPLNSLADYARSIGTEEGNGIPPLHAGWNYEAHELHQAIMVLEQQTREKERRLQKEAHYDALTGVLNRRALVSIMQNWIGNRYRFAVMMLDIDHFKSINDTYGHSMGDDMLKGMADVIAEQIHAEDLCFRYGGEEFVVLLYETDEEQGKAVGERIREAAEQCPTPFNRAITVSLGMTVYTGGDENLEELLEQADQALYDAKNTGRNKMVVYENETAISAGD from the coding sequence ATGTTGTTTTCCGTTACACGTCAAGCCAAAAGATACAAATTGTCCACCGTCATGTGTGGATTAGCGTTTTGTACCTTTTTCTTCATTTTGGCTGCCTGTTTGGCCATTGGCTATGTTAGTCAAAAGCAGTCGGTTGAACAACAGACGCTGCAGCTGAATGAGATTCATGCTAAGGAACTAAGTCGGATTACGCAAAGCTTGATTTACTCTATGCAATCGTCACTTGCCGTAACAAGCCGATACATAATGTCACAACCAAACAACGACACTTCGGCCATGCAACAACAACTGGATTATTTTCGCAAATCAAATGGTTATTTTAATGCAGTGCTGATTATGAATGAGCAGGGGGATGCTCAGTATTCATCTCCGAAAGGTTTGTACAATCGGCAAACACCGCCGATCAATGAACAGACAGAGAAAGCACTGTTAAAACGCAAGGCTTACATTTCCATGCCGTACAGCGATCAAAATGGTCGACTCGTCATTATGATGGGGCATCCCATGTACACCCAAGATGGGCGCTACCAAGGAATGTTAGCTGGCGTGTTGTATCTGGAAGAAAGTAATCGTCTCAATGAACTGCTGGATGAAGGCAGCAAAAAAGAAGACGGATCGTATTTCTACGTCGTCGATAACAAAGCAAATATCATCTACCACCCGATGAAATCTCGCATCGGGAAAAGGGCAATCGGTAATACCATTATGAAGGAGTTACAGGATGGTCGAAGCGGTCACCAGCGTACCGCGAATATAAGTCATGTAGAAGTACTCGCTGGATATGCTACGGTGCCTGGTATTCGCTGGGGCATTGTATTTCAGACACCGTCACAAAACACAGCTATCTTTTCTGCACAGTTGGTAGAGAATATGTTGTTTTATCTTGTACCTATTATTATATTGCTGCTGATGATTATCTATCATCTGGCAGTACAGTTATCGCATCCGCTCAATTCACTTGCCGATTATGCGCGTAGTATTGGTACCGAAGAGGGAAATGGCATTCCACCCTTGCACGCGGGTTGGAATTATGAAGCGCACGAGCTGCATCAAGCGATTATGGTACTCGAGCAGCAAACCCGGGAAAAAGAGCGTAGGCTTCAAAAGGAAGCTCATTATGATGCGCTGACCGGAGTATTAAATCGTCGAGCACTGGTGTCCATTATGCAAAATTGGATTGGGAACCGGTATCGTTTTGCCGTTATGATGTTGGATATTGATCATTTCAAGTCCATCAACGATACGTATGGTCATTCCATGGGGGATGATATGTTAAAAGGGATGGCAGATGTTATTGCGGAACAGATTCATGCTGAAGATCTATGCTTCCGGTATGGTGGAGAGGAATTTGTGGTTTTACTGTATGAAACGGATGAAGAACAAGGGAAAGCGGTGGGTGAACGTATTCGTGAAGCAGCAGAGCAGTGTCCAACACCGTTCAATCGTGCGATTACCGTCTCACTTGGTATGACGGTGTATACAGGCGGAGATGAAAACTTGGAGGAATTGCTGGAACAAGCTGATCAGGCATTATATGACGCAAAAAACACCGGCAGAAACAAAATGGTCGTCTACGAAAATGAGACAGCCATTTCAGCCGGTGATTAA
- a CDS encoding MarR family winged helix-turn-helix transcriptional regulator — protein sequence MPKYYATSMISKIRDELNRMIISELEQHGVEGIVPSHGDILVFLYQKNGLSVKELAQKIHRKQPTVTVLVDKLARLGYVERVKSEEDSRITLIHLTDQGRELEPLFHQISHTVNAAVYDGFTEQQQEQLEQMLQVILNRVSEQ from the coding sequence ATGCCTAAATATTACGCAACCTCTATGATTAGCAAAATCCGCGATGAACTGAATCGAATGATTATATCTGAATTGGAGCAGCATGGTGTGGAGGGCATTGTACCTTCCCATGGCGATATTCTCGTTTTTCTATATCAGAAAAATGGATTGTCGGTCAAAGAGCTGGCGCAAAAGATTCATCGCAAACAGCCAACTGTCACTGTACTGGTAGACAAGCTTGCTCGACTGGGTTATGTGGAGCGGGTCAAGAGTGAGGAGGATAGCCGCATTACGTTGATTCATCTAACGGATCAAGGGCGTGAATTGGAGCCATTGTTTCATCAGATTTCTCATACTGTGAATGCAGCGGTGTACGATGGGTTCACAGAACAACAGCAAGAACAACTGGAACAGATGCTACAAGTAATCTTGAATCGGGTTTCGGAGCAATAA
- a CDS encoding DUF5682 family protein has translation MKQRPADDLDSNMDADTQRLTDVNQDDLKHIFAEHVFGMQNSVLYVSIRHHSPGCSYHLLQTIARYQPEIILIEGPEAGDALIPVLADPDTVTPVSLYYTYEQGEERAAFYFPLLDYSPEYVAIGEAARLGIPAKFIDRNYRRRPTAQTDSDGEASVSYQDEHLLTGSTFIQTLCRKLNCRSFDELWDRWFESGAANIDTFQYMQDVFVYCTLSRLCYSTSQLEQDETLSRERRMLHHIQTAQAQYNKVLVLTGGFHTYGLIQHNIADNATVSASPDPIVPSIDTESRSKKNRVPEMREQIYPMVYTFQEADRLNGYASGMPYVAYYDQLWKHMKNNTTHPAAQSAILTLSRLAKALRREQEAVSTSDAIEAYSLFQGLAMLRGRQEGGVYELLDSVTSCFIKGERTLVSDRPLEQLEILLTGDRIGEVAKNPFAVPIVEDFKRQAAACTLQLGTTGQHKKVLDLYTRPQHRRISRLLHIMEFLGTGLAIRQSGPDWITYKNINLMRETWTYSYSSYTEARLIENSIHGGTLAIAATRRAEQEVDALSKHDSGATAEWLLRALLMGLEDTATKLVEQTRQALRQDGSFLSLCRALSMLERIHEHRRLLGLREQDQVLPELLQEAYHQAVSAIDTLQQVHSDDHSKVVQALKQLYMLSQIETATFPAEPLHDRLSELMDQTTLAPALEGVSVAILSRSGYLPEHEITERARAYMQGTPEQVKHTAAYLQGVFAAARDAFLYEPALLSSLNQLLSQLPHDDFVQMIPELRLAFTFFTPAEMQIIAGNVANLYTVSTAELERPGLDEAILQRTSALDQAIRQEMERWRL, from the coding sequence ATGAAGCAAAGACCTGCTGACGATCTAGACAGCAACATGGATGCAGACACGCAGCGATTGACTGATGTGAATCAGGATGATTTGAAGCATATCTTTGCAGAGCATGTCTTCGGTATGCAAAATTCAGTATTGTATGTTTCAATTCGGCATCATAGCCCAGGCTGCTCCTACCATCTGTTGCAAACCATCGCCCGCTATCAGCCGGAGATTATATTGATTGAAGGACCAGAAGCTGGCGATGCGCTCATTCCGGTGCTGGCTGACCCTGATACGGTCACGCCAGTCAGCTTGTATTATACGTATGAGCAGGGAGAGGAGCGCGCTGCTTTTTATTTTCCATTATTAGACTACTCGCCAGAGTATGTAGCGATTGGCGAGGCGGCGCGGCTTGGTATTCCGGCGAAATTTATTGATCGTAATTATCGCCGCCGTCCAACTGCACAGACCGACTCTGATGGAGAAGCCTCTGTTTCGTATCAGGATGAACATTTACTGACAGGCTCTACCTTTATTCAGACCTTATGCCGCAAGCTGAATTGTCGCAGCTTTGACGAGCTGTGGGATCGTTGGTTTGAGAGCGGAGCGGCGAATATAGATACCTTTCAATATATGCAGGATGTGTTTGTATACTGCACCTTATCTCGTCTTTGCTATTCAACCTCTCAATTGGAGCAGGATGAAACGCTATCTCGTGAACGTCGTATGCTGCATCATATTCAGACTGCACAAGCGCAATACAACAAAGTTCTGGTACTAACCGGCGGATTTCATACATATGGATTAATACAACACAATATTGCAGATAACGCGACTGTATCTGCTTCGCCGGACCCTATCGTACCATCTATCGATACGGAAAGTAGAAGCAAAAAAAATCGTGTGCCAGAGATGCGCGAACAGATATACCCGATGGTATATACCTTTCAGGAAGCAGACAGGCTGAATGGATATGCAAGCGGTATGCCGTATGTAGCGTATTATGATCAGCTATGGAAGCACATGAAAAACAATACGACACATCCTGCGGCACAGAGCGCTATTTTGACGCTATCACGATTAGCGAAAGCATTGCGCAGGGAACAGGAAGCGGTCTCAACAAGTGATGCGATTGAAGCATACAGTTTATTTCAGGGATTAGCTATGCTGCGCGGACGACAGGAAGGCGGAGTATATGAGCTGCTGGACAGTGTGACTTCATGTTTTATCAAAGGCGAGCGCACCTTAGTATCAGACCGTCCGCTAGAGCAGCTAGAGATTCTATTAACCGGTGATCGGATTGGTGAAGTCGCGAAGAATCCATTTGCGGTGCCGATTGTAGAGGATTTTAAGCGTCAGGCGGCAGCATGTACATTACAGCTTGGCACGACAGGACAACATAAAAAGGTACTGGATCTGTATACGCGCCCACAGCATCGGCGAATTAGTCGTTTGCTGCATATCATGGAATTTCTAGGAACGGGGCTGGCGATACGCCAATCAGGACCGGATTGGATTACTTACAAAAACATCAATCTGATGCGCGAAACATGGACCTATTCGTATTCGTCCTACACAGAAGCGCGTTTGATTGAAAATTCCATTCACGGTGGAACACTGGCAATTGCAGCTACAAGACGTGCTGAGCAAGAAGTAGATGCGTTATCGAAGCATGACAGTGGAGCAACAGCAGAATGGCTGCTGCGTGCACTATTGATGGGATTGGAGGACACTGCCACCAAGCTGGTGGAGCAGACCCGTCAGGCGCTACGGCAGGATGGTAGCTTTTTATCCTTGTGCCGAGCGCTAAGTATGCTTGAGCGTATTCATGAGCATCGTCGATTGTTAGGACTGCGGGAACAGGATCAGGTGCTGCCAGAGCTGTTGCAGGAAGCGTATCATCAGGCGGTATCGGCTATCGATACACTTCAACAGGTGCATTCTGATGATCATAGCAAAGTAGTACAGGCGCTCAAGCAATTGTATATGCTGTCGCAAATCGAAACGGCTACGTTTCCGGCTGAACCGCTACATGATCGCTTGTCTGAGCTGATGGATCAGACTACACTAGCTCCGGCGCTCGAAGGTGTTAGTGTCGCAATTCTATCGCGCAGTGGATATTTGCCAGAGCATGAGATTACTGAACGGGCGCGTGCTTATATGCAAGGAACGCCAGAGCAGGTGAAGCATACCGCCGCTTATTTGCAAGGTGTATTTGCTGCTGCGAGGGATGCGTTCCTATATGAGCCTGCGTTGCTATCATCGTTAAATCAGCTGTTGTCCCAATTGCCACATGATGATTTTGTACAGATGATTCCAGAGCTGCGATTGGCATTTACCTTCTTCACCCCTGCGGAAATGCAGATCATTGCTGGTAACGTTGCGAATTTGTATACCGTATCTACAGCAGAGTTGGAGCGACCGGGACTGGATGAAGCAATTTTGCAGCGCACCTCTGCATTGGATCAGGCGATACGGCAAGAAATGGAGCGATGGCGATTATGA
- a CDS encoding VWA domain-containing protein — protein sequence MSDHDQRNRETEHAKLQRQTLNRWRLLLGEAAEEPLSESGQYDAQQFDYREMDEVLGYLYDREYGEEQGYRERTGGRGSSQLTVPGWLDHMRRLFPKDTAEILEKQALDRYGLSELLFDKNVLESLEPNMTLLKHIMQFKGRMKGEVLHSAREIVRRVVEQLRKQLEQDIRSSIIGKRSRYQSSNVRSLRNLNIKKTIERNLKNYDRRQRRFIVDRLYFDGNIRSHNRWNIVIAVDESGSMLDSVIYSAVMASIFSQLDTLRTNLLIFDTQVVDLSGQLEDPVDLLMSVQLGGGTHIAKALRYGETLIQDPARTIFILVSDLEEGYPMQHMYAACHDIMEAGSRLIVLPALNFEGTAVYNRHAARRLTDMGAQVAAITPNRLAEWIGQIIH from the coding sequence ATGAGCGATCACGATCAACGCAATAGGGAAACGGAACATGCCAAATTACAACGTCAAACCTTGAATCGCTGGCGCTTACTATTGGGCGAAGCAGCGGAGGAGCCGCTAAGTGAATCGGGGCAATACGATGCCCAGCAATTTGATTACCGAGAGATGGATGAAGTGCTTGGATATTTGTATGACCGCGAATATGGTGAGGAGCAGGGGTATCGAGAGCGTACAGGCGGACGTGGATCGTCCCAGCTGACCGTTCCCGGCTGGCTGGATCATATGCGACGTCTATTTCCCAAAGATACCGCTGAGATTCTGGAAAAGCAGGCATTGGATCGTTACGGGCTGAGCGAATTGTTATTTGATAAAAACGTATTGGAATCGCTGGAACCGAATATGACTTTGCTCAAACATATTATGCAATTCAAGGGTCGTATGAAGGGCGAAGTGCTGCATAGCGCCAGAGAAATTGTGCGTCGTGTAGTAGAGCAACTGCGCAAGCAGCTAGAGCAGGATATTCGCAGCAGTATTATCGGCAAACGCAGTCGGTATCAGAGCAGCAATGTACGCTCGCTTCGCAATCTGAATATCAAGAAAACGATTGAACGTAATCTGAAGAACTATGATCGTCGTCAGCGGCGGTTTATCGTGGATCGACTGTACTTTGATGGTAATATTCGTTCGCATAACCGTTGGAATATTGTCATCGCCGTCGATGAGAGTGGTAGTATGCTGGATTCCGTTATTTATAGTGCAGTCATGGCGAGTATCTTTTCCCAATTGGATACGCTTCGTACGAATCTGCTAATCTTCGATACGCAGGTCGTCGATCTGAGCGGTCAATTGGAAGATCCGGTCGATCTGCTGATGAGTGTACAGCTAGGTGGCGGGACACATATTGCCAAAGCGCTTCGCTATGGTGAAACGCTCATACAAGATCCTGCCCGCACAATCTTTATTCTAGTGAGTGATCTAGAGGAAGGATATCCGATGCAGCATATGTATGCCGCCTGTCACGATATTATGGAAGCTGGTAGTCGATTGATTGTATTGCCAGCATTGAATTTTGAAGGAACGGCAGTGTATAACCGTCATGCGGCGCGTCGTTTGACAGATATGGGCGCACAGGTTGCCGCTATAACGCCGAATCGTTTAGCAGAGTGGATTGGTCAAATTATTCATTAA
- a CDS encoding MATE family efflux transporter yields MNTSVIHTLPSHRDYILLSLPLIVSTITTPLLGLVDTAVVGHLFDPAYLGGTAIGTLIFNTMYWLFGFLRVSTSGFAAQARGKNDVLEGVADLIRPLMIALGIGLIFIALQVPIVRSSLWLMQPTDEVAHWASVYFHIRIWGAPLTLLNYVLIGWLMGMAHIRQTLITQISMNVVNMLLAIWFVQGLHWGVAGVAAATLFAEALALLLGLWFVWRSPYMELVGLKWKGLFSWNRLRPMFRANSDLLVRTICLLTMFNMFTAQSTSFGPELLAANSILLQIHYVMAYFFDGLANASSIYAGRAKGAQSLPLLQRSLRLSWVWTSVVALLLTLIYALGREAFIGLFTDNQAVSGLAMQYQGWLLLFPLSTGFGLVFYGVFTGMTLTAPIRNSMLLSIVLFIGSCLVLIPLYGNHGLWICFILFGLGRSLFLLLYVPGLEKRAHLQVE; encoded by the coding sequence ATGAACACTTCTGTTATACATACATTACCATCTCATCGCGATTATATTTTGCTTAGTTTGCCGCTGATTGTATCGACGATCACCACTCCGCTGCTTGGATTGGTGGATACAGCAGTGGTCGGGCATTTATTTGATCCGGCTTATCTAGGTGGAACGGCGATTGGAACTCTTATTTTTAATACGATGTATTGGCTGTTTGGCTTTTTACGGGTTAGTACATCTGGCTTTGCTGCACAGGCTCGCGGCAAGAACGATGTGCTGGAGGGTGTGGCAGATCTGATTCGTCCGCTAATGATTGCTTTGGGAATCGGCTTGATCTTTATAGCGTTGCAGGTACCGATTGTACGTTCATCGTTATGGTTAATGCAACCGACTGATGAAGTGGCACACTGGGCATCGGTGTATTTCCATATTCGCATTTGGGGTGCACCGCTGACGCTGCTTAATTATGTGCTGATCGGTTGGTTAATGGGCATGGCGCATATTCGGCAAACGCTCATTACGCAGATTTCGATGAATGTAGTGAATATGCTACTCGCGATCTGGTTTGTACAAGGATTACACTGGGGCGTAGCCGGTGTGGCAGCAGCAACCTTGTTTGCCGAGGCGCTGGCGTTGCTCCTTGGATTATGGTTTGTATGGCGCTCACCGTATATGGAGTTAGTCGGTCTGAAATGGAAAGGCTTGTTTAGCTGGAATCGTCTGCGTCCGATGTTTCGCGCTAACAGTGATCTGCTAGTACGCACGATCTGTTTGCTAACGATGTTTAATATGTTTACAGCGCAAAGTACGTCATTTGGACCAGAGCTACTGGCAGCCAATTCGATCCTGCTGCAAATTCATTATGTGATGGCGTATTTCTTCGATGGGCTTGCCAACGCAAGTTCGATTTATGCTGGACGAGCAAAAGGAGCGCAAAGCCTGCCGTTATTGCAGCGTAGTTTGCGATTATCTTGGGTGTGGACAAGTGTGGTAGCATTGCTGCTAACGCTAATCTATGCACTCGGACGAGAAGCGTTTATTGGTTTGTTCACGGATAATCAGGCGGTATCAGGGCTGGCAATGCAGTATCAGGGCTGGCTGTTATTGTTTCCCCTTAGTACGGGATTTGGGCTTGTATTTTACGGTGTGTTTACCGGAATGACGCTGACGGCGCCGATTCGTAATTCGATGCTGCTGTCCATTGTGTTATTTATCGGTAGTTGTCTGGTGCTAATTCCGTTATATGGTAATCATGGACTGTGGATTTGCTTTATTTTGTTCGGATTGGGGCGTTCGTTATTTTTGTTGCTGTATGTGCCTGGATTGGAAAAGCGGGCGCACTTGCAGGTAGAATAA